The region ACCTGGTCACATCCTTACGGGAGGGGTTTGTCTACTCTGGGCAATATTCCCGGTACCGGCATAAGAACCACGGCAGTTCATCACTGGATCGAGGCGCGGATCAGATGGTGGTCTTTGCGCAGAACCACGATCAGGTCGGAAACAGGATGCTCGGAGAACGGCTGAGCACTCTTGTTGATTTCGAGTCGATGAAACTGGCCGCTGGGGTCCTTCTCCTTTCCCCGTATCTCCCTCTCCTGTTCATGGGAGAAGAATATGGCGAGACTGCCCCCTTTCTCTACTTTATCAGCCATTCAGACCCGGCGCTTGTCGAGGCGGTGAGGAAGGGCCGGAGAGAGGAATTCGGGGAATTTACCTGGCTGGAAGAGCCTCCTGATCCGCAGGACCCCCGGACGTTTGTAAACTCAAAGATACACTGGGAAGGGAGGAAGAACGGAAAACAGGGGATACTGCTGAACTTTTATCAGGATCTGATTACCCTTCGCAGAGAAGTTGCAGCCTTTTCCAACCTCGACAAAAGGAGCATGGATGCATTCGGCCTTGAAGAGGATCTTATCCTCTTCATGAGACGATGGAAAGATGAAAGCCATATCCTGGGCATCTTCAATTTCAACCTGTCTGATAGGAAGCTTTTGGCCTTTCCATACCGGGAGGAATGGAAAAAGATACTGGATTCCTCGGATGAAATTTGGCTTGGTCCGGGTGCACTCCTTCCGGAAAAGATCGTATCCGGTCAGGAAACCATGATCAGACGCCGCAGCCTGGCTATTTACGCCAGGGAAGAAACCGCCGTTTATCTTGCGAGGCATTCCTGATGCGAATCCCGGTATCCACCTATCGGCTGCAATTGACTCCCTCCTTTGGCTTCAAGGAAGCCAGAGAGGTGGTAGAGTATCTTTCACAGCTTGGGATTTCAGATATTTATGTTTCTCCGATCTTTAAGGCCAAAAAAGGGTCTCTTCACGGCTATGATGTAGTCGATCCTCATCAACTCAATCCTGAGCTTGGAAGCATGAAAGATTTCGAGGAGCTTACCCAGGAGGTCAAAAGGCACGCGATGGGCTGGATCCAGGATTTTGTCCCGAACCATATGGCCTTTGACAGCGAGAATCAAATGCTCATGCATGTCCTGGAGAATGGCCAAAGCTCGGAATACTTTGACTTTTTCGATATCGAATGGGTCCATCCCTATGAAGCGAGCATCAGTGGCCGGATACTGGCGCCATTTTTGGGAGGATTATATGGCGTGACCCTGGAAAAGAGAAAAATACAGCTCAGATATGATGCGCAAGGTTTTACAATTAATTACTACGACTTCAAATTTCCCCTTCGGATAGAGTCATACGCACGGGTGTTGACTCATGATCATGGGCTGGGAAAGCTGAGAAAGAAACTTGGAAGGTCTCATTCGGATTATATCAAGCTCCTTGGCGTTCTCTATGTTCTCAAAACCATCTCCTCGAAAGAGGATGCCGGTGAGCGATCCGACCAGGTCACCTTCGTTAAAGGAATGCTGTGGGAAATCTATACCCAAAATGCAGATGTCAAAGAGGCTATTGATAATAATATCACGGCCTTGAATGGAAAGAGCGGAGATCCTGAAAGTTTCAATTCCCTCGATGATTTGCTTTCAGAGCAATTGTTCAGGCTGTCCTTCTGGAAAGTGGCTAATGAGGAAATAAATTATCGAAGATTTTTCAACATTAATGAACTGATCTCCCTGAGAATGGAGGAAAAGCATGTTTTCACCCGCTTTCATTCACTCATCCTGGGCCTGCTGAAGGATGAAAAGTTTACCGGGTTGAGAGTGGACCATCTTGACGGCTTATACGATCCGGCGCATTATCTGGAGAGATTGAGAGAGGAGAGAGGGGATACTTACCTGGTGGTCGAAAAGATTCTTAGTCTGGACGAGGAACTCCTCTCCTCCTGGCCGATCCAGGGAACAACAGGGTATGATTTTCTGAATCATCTTAATGAGCTTTTTTGCGATAGGAGAAACGTAAATAAGTTTCAGGAGATATACTCTGGCTTTACCGGCTTGAACATCCCGTATGAAAAGATCCTCTATGAAAAAAAGCGGCTGATCATCGAGAAAAATATGGCCGGGGATGTGGATGGGCTTGCCCGGCTCCTGAAGAGAATTTCCATTAAGGATAGATATGGAAGTGATATCACCCTTAACAGCCTCAAGAAAGCCATTGTGGAGCTTCTGGCCCTTTTTCCGATTTACCGGACCTACATCAGCTACCATGTTTTTAACGTAACCGATCGCCGGTACATCAGTGAGACAATCAGCAAGGCACGGAAAAAAGAGCCTGACCTTGTGTATGAATTTAATTTTATTGAGCAGTTTCTCCTTCTGGCTTTCAGGGATTCCCAGACCGATGAGGAGAAGAAGGAATGGATCAACTTTACCATGAGATTTCAGCAGCTGACTGGTCCACTGATGGCCAAGGGTCTCGAAGATACCACCTTTTATGTCTATAACCGGCTTCTGTCCCTCAATGAGGTCGGAGGCGATCCAAGCAGATTCGGTATCACCAGAGAGGAATTTCACAATTTTGCCGGTAAGAGGGCTCACCTTTGGCCTTATTCGCTGAATGCCACTGCGACCCATGATACCAAACGGGGTGAAGACGCCAGGGCGAGAATCAATGTTCTGTCCGAAATACCCGATGAGTGGGAAAAGAAGATCAGGGAATGGAGTAAGATCAATAGATCCAGGAAGTGCCGGTCGAGCAACGGCCATATCCCTATTCCCGACCGAAACGACGAGTATTTTCTCTATCAGTCCCTCATCGGGGCCTTTCCCTTTGACAGCAATGAGTATCCGAACCTGGTCGAGCGGGTAAAAAACTACATCATCAAGGCCATCAGGGAAGCCAAGGTCCATACCGCCTGGATAGAACCGGATACCGAGTACGAACAGTGTTTCTGTTCCTTTATTGACCAGATTCTGGAACCATCGGAGCAGAACCGGTTCCTGGAGGATTTTTTGGCATTTCAGAAAAAGATAGCTTTCTATGGGGTATTCAATTCCCTCTCGGAGACGCTGATCAAAATAACCTTTCCTGGCGTACCTGACTTCTATCAGGGAACGGAACTGTGGGATTTCAGTTTTGTCGATCCCGATAACCGCCGGCCTGTAGACTTCCAGAAGAGAAAGAAATTTTTACAGAAGATCAGGGAGGTGAGGGAGAATGACAGTCTGGACTTCATCCATGAGCTCCTGGCAGCCAAAGAGGATGGAAGGATCAAGCTCTTTCTGATCTTCCGGGCACTCAGGGCAAGATGGCAGATGCGGGATGTCTTCCGGCAGGGGGAATATCTTCCCCTGAAGACGGGAGGGAAATTGCAGGACCATATTGTGGCTTTCGCCAGGAGGGTGCCACCACCTGAGGACGAGCCCGAAACGGTGAATAATAGTGTGCCACGGAAAGCGCATCCCTGGGCCATAACTGTCACCCCAAGGTTCTTGACTTCGCTGGTCGGTGAGGGGGAATTCCCCTTGGGCTGTAGGGTGTGGGATGATACCTATCTTACCTTTCCAAAGGGGAGCCCATCCTTATGGAAGGATGCCATAACCGGCCAGATAATCAAAAGCGGGCAAAACCTGCTGATAGGGGATATCCTTCAGCACTTTCCCGGAGCTCTGCTCATCAGCGGGGAGGAAGGATAAAGAACAGGGAAATGATTTCAAAAAGGCTTGCCTCGACCGGCATTCTCCTGTTCATGTTTTTCCTTCCGGCACGGCTGCCCCTGTCTGCTGAATCCAGCCGGAAACCTGATGAACCCAAATCCGGACAGCAGGACCAAAAACCCCAATACTGGACACTGCGGTACGATCTTGAATACCGGAAGGACACTGGTAATACCAGCAGCTTTGACCTGCGGACAGGATTCGACCTGAGCATGAAAAGGCCAGAGGATGATCTGCACCTGACTTCCTCCTATGCCAAGGGAAAGACTGACGGTGAGATATCAGCGGACAGGATGGACCTTCAGGCCAAGTACAACCGCCTGGTCACCAAGAGCACCTATGTGATGGCTTTTCTCCTGTACGAGCAGGACAAAACCAGGGATATCGGGAGACGATGGCAGATCGGCCCGACTGTCGGGAAAAGGTTTTATGATACTCCAGAGCTTTTTTTATCCAGCGATGTGGGCCCTATCTGGGATGAAACCAGGAGCGCACCGAATGGCCACGTGGACCTGGAAGCATCATTAAAAGGCCTGTGGAATATCGACCTCTCCTATATTCCCTTTGCTGATGTGAAGTTTGAGCAAAGGATCCGTTCGACTATTGGTTTAAAGACAGCCGATGATTCGGAGGAAACCGGTGATTCAAAGGAAACCGCTTTCGAAATCAATTCGGAAACGAGTGTTTATATTCCAGTCTATCAAAGACTGTTCCTGAAATTGAGCCTGATTGACCATTATAACAGCCAGCCTCAGCCGGATCTCAAGGAAAACGACCTGTCTCTCGTCACTTCATTCTCATACCTGACCCATTTTTGAATCAAGGATTATGGTGTAAGCTCAGACTATGGCTGCACCCAATACCCTGTTCATAATTCGCAGGGCTGCCTCATGGTCTTCCGGAGCAAGGCCGGCCACTCCCCTTCTGACCACTTCGACAGCGTAGCCCCGAAGCACTGCATCCGAGGCCGTAAACATGACGCAGATATGAGTAACACATCCGGTGAGCCGAAGGGTATCCACGCCAAGGGTTTTCAGCATGTTATCGAGTCCGGTGTTATAGAAGCCCGAATAGGTGGTTTTTTCGACAATCAGATCACCGGAGGAAGGCTGTAACTCATCGACCACCTGAGCCCCGGCTGTGCCTCTGACAGCATGTGCAGGCCAGCCAAAGCGTTTAAACTCCTGATCATCAGGCTCATGAGAATCACAGACATAGATTACCGGATACTCTTCCCGATGAGCTTTTGCTGTCTCCTCCTGAATCACCGGTATTACTCTTCTGGTTTCAGGAACCTCAAGAGGTGCTCCCTCTTTCACAAAATCATTGAGCATATCAATGATCAGCAATGCTTTTCCGGCCATAGTCAACTCCTTTTCAGATCAATTCACGATCTCTGTCCCTACCCCCTGTTGGGTGAATATCTCAAGAAGCAGACAATGAGATATCCTGCCGTCTACGATATGGATTTTTTTTACCTGACTGTTGACGGCTTCAACACAGGCCCGGATCTTGGGTATCATTCCCCCGGAAATTGTCCCATCCTGAATAAGCTTTTCTACCTCATTCTGCTTCATGGTCGAGATAATCTTTCCTTCCTGATCAAGAATTCCGGGGACGTCGGTCAGCAGAATCAGCTTTTCAGCCCTGAGAGCCGAAGCAAGAGATGCAGCCATATCATCGGCGTTGATATTCAGGGTCTGTCCATCATCACTCACCCCAACCGGCGCGATAACCGGGATGAAACCATTTTGTTTGAGGTTGATAATAACTTCAGGGTTCACCCTGTTCACTTCACCGACATAGCCAAGATCGATGATTTCTTCATCGCCGGTTTCCAGTGAAGGTCTTCTGATAACCTTCTTGACCGCTCCGACAAGGCCACCATCTTTTCCGGTCAGCCCTACGGCCTTTCCGCCGTGACGGTTGATCAGGGTAATAATTTCCTTATTGACCAGACCGCTCAAGACCATCTCAACAATATCAGCCGTCTCTCCGTCAGTAACCCGATGCCCATGAATAAAATTGGGCACCTTGCCCATTTTCTTCATCATTTCGGATATCCGGGGACCGCCGCCGTGAACGATGACGGTATTGATACCAATGTAGTTGAGCAGGACCACATCCTGAGCAAAGGTTTCTTTCAAGGCTGCTTCAGTCTGGGCAGCACCGCCATACTTAATGACAAAGGTTTTCCCATAAAAATTTTTGATGTAAGGCAGGGCCTCAATCAATATTCCCGCCTTCTCAATCAGTTTTTCCATGATTACCCCTGACTCCCTAACCTGAAACCGTTTCCACCAGTACCTAGAGCAA is a window of bacterium DNA encoding:
- the treY gene encoding malto-oligosyltrehalose synthase, translating into MRIPVSTYRLQLTPSFGFKEAREVVEYLSQLGISDIYVSPIFKAKKGSLHGYDVVDPHQLNPELGSMKDFEELTQEVKRHAMGWIQDFVPNHMAFDSENQMLMHVLENGQSSEYFDFFDIEWVHPYEASISGRILAPFLGGLYGVTLEKRKIQLRYDAQGFTINYYDFKFPLRIESYARVLTHDHGLGKLRKKLGRSHSDYIKLLGVLYVLKTISSKEDAGERSDQVTFVKGMLWEIYTQNADVKEAIDNNITALNGKSGDPESFNSLDDLLSEQLFRLSFWKVANEEINYRRFFNINELISLRMEEKHVFTRFHSLILGLLKDEKFTGLRVDHLDGLYDPAHYLERLREERGDTYLVVEKILSLDEELLSSWPIQGTTGYDFLNHLNELFCDRRNVNKFQEIYSGFTGLNIPYEKILYEKKRLIIEKNMAGDVDGLARLLKRISIKDRYGSDITLNSLKKAIVELLALFPIYRTYISYHVFNVTDRRYISETISKARKKEPDLVYEFNFIEQFLLLAFRDSQTDEEKKEWINFTMRFQQLTGPLMAKGLEDTTFYVYNRLLSLNEVGGDPSRFGITREEFHNFAGKRAHLWPYSLNATATHDTKRGEDARARINVLSEIPDEWEKKIREWSKINRSRKCRSSNGHIPIPDRNDEYFLYQSLIGAFPFDSNEYPNLVERVKNYIIKAIREAKVHTAWIEPDTEYEQCFCSFIDQILEPSEQNRFLEDFLAFQKKIAFYGVFNSLSETLIKITFPGVPDFYQGTELWDFSFVDPDNRRPVDFQKRKKFLQKIREVRENDSLDFIHELLAAKEDGRIKLFLIFRALRARWQMRDVFRQGEYLPLKTGGKLQDHIVAFARRVPPPEDEPETVNNSVPRKAHPWAITVTPRFLTSLVGEGEFPLGCRVWDDTYLTFPKGSPSLWKDAITGQIIKSGQNLLIGDILQHFPGALLISGEEG
- a CDS encoding DUF481 domain-containing protein; the protein is MISKRLASTGILLFMFFLPARLPLSAESSRKPDEPKSGQQDQKPQYWTLRYDLEYRKDTGNTSSFDLRTGFDLSMKRPEDDLHLTSSYAKGKTDGEISADRMDLQAKYNRLVTKSTYVMAFLLYEQDKTRDIGRRWQIGPTVGKRFYDTPELFLSSDVGPIWDETRSAPNGHVDLEASLKGLWNIDLSYIPFADVKFEQRIRSTIGLKTADDSEETGDSKETAFEINSETSVYIPVYQRLFLKLSLIDHYNSQPQPDLKENDLSLVTSFSYLTHF
- a CDS encoding isochorismatase family cysteine hydrolase; this encodes MAGKALLIIDMLNDFVKEGAPLEVPETRRVIPVIQEETAKAHREEYPVIYVCDSHEPDDQEFKRFGWPAHAVRGTAGAQVVDELQPSSGDLIVEKTTYSGFYNTGLDNMLKTLGVDTLRLTGCVTHICVMFTASDAVLRGYAVEVVRRGVAGLAPEDHEAALRIMNRVLGAAIV
- the argB gene encoding acetylglutamate kinase, yielding MEKLIEKAGILIEALPYIKNFYGKTFVIKYGGAAQTEAALKETFAQDVVLLNYIGINTVIVHGGGPRISEMMKKMGKVPNFIHGHRVTDGETADIVEMVLSGLVNKEIITLINRHGGKAVGLTGKDGGLVGAVKKVIRRPSLETGDEEIIDLGYVGEVNRVNPEVIINLKQNGFIPVIAPVGVSDDGQTLNINADDMAASLASALRAEKLILLTDVPGILDQEGKIISTMKQNEVEKLIQDGTISGGMIPKIRACVEAVNSQVKKIHIVDGRISHCLLLEIFTQQGVGTEIVN